GAGCGCCTTGTCGAACCTTCCCATGTTCCGGTAGCAGGAACCGAGGTCGGTGAGGAGATTGGGGTCGCCCGGCTTCTTCGGAACGACTTTCTCGTACGCCTCGGCCGCCGCTTTCCAGTCGCTCGCGTCGTACTCGGCGTTGGCCAGCTGGAGCATCACGTCGGCGTTTTCCGGGTCGCGCGCGACCGCCGCCTGCATCTCCTTCACCCTCGCGGCGAGCTCGGTGGAAGAGGGCGCGAGCGCCGCGTCGGTTCCCGAGCCCGCGGGCGCCGAGGCCGGGGCCGACGCCGTCGCGGCGGAGGGGGCGTGGCCGCCGGTCGCGACGAAATAGCCGAGGATGAACCCGGCGAGCACGCCGACGAGCGCGAAAAGGAAGTTGTCCCGCGTCACGGCTCCTCCGTCTCCGTCTTCTTGACGGCGCTCCAGGTCCCGGACGTGGGCCCCGCGTTGGCGAGCTCCGTTCCCTCCCAGGTTCCGGTCAGCGTGACGCCGTCGGGCATCAGCCGCCCGTAATAGACCGCGATGAATCCGAGCCGGGAATCGACCCGGTCGAACTTCAGCCGGTCGCCGACGAACGTGCCGCGGACCGAGCCCGACATCCCGCCCTGGAGAACATAGGATCCGCCGACCAGCGTCCCGTCGAGCGAGAGACGCAGGTCGCCCTCCTGAACTCCCGGGTCGATCCTCACGCGCCATTCTCCCGACAGCGAGTCCTCGTGTCCCGGCCGCGCGGCCGCCGACTCTCGCTCGAGCTCGCCGATCCGGTCCCGAAGGTGCCCGATCCGATCCAGAGCGAGCCGCTCGTCGAAGGCGGCCGACTCGAGCGCGGCCAGGGAGCGCGCGACGGCATCGGAGGCGTCCGCCAGCGCCGCGTCGCTCCGGCCCGACGCCTCGGACAGATTTCGCGACGCCGCGGTGAGATCGGACGCCGCCGCCTCGAGCCGCCGCGAGAGATCGGCCAGCCGCCGGGTCTCGGCGGAAAGCGCGCGGCGTTCGATCGCGAGCAGGGAACGGAGCACTTCCCCGCGGGTCTCCGCGAGTGCCGTCCCCGACACGAGAACGGCGGCGAGCCAGACCGCGATTCGTCGTCCTGCCACGCCGCCGGTTCCGGTTCGGTTCCGTCCGGGAAGTCTCAGCTCGCCGCGGACTTCTGCATCGACCGGGCAAGCGCCCGATCGACGCGGCGGGCGACTTCCTCCTCGCTCGCGCCGTCGATCACGGCGATCTCCGAGACGATGAGGTATTTCGCGCGCTCGTACATCTTCTTCTCGCGGAAGGAGAGCGCCTTCTTCTGCATCACGTGGTTGAGCGCCTTGAGGACCTCGGCGATGTCCTGGAGCCGCCCGCTCCGCATCTTATCGAGATTCTGCTTGTAACGGCCCTTCCAGTCCGCGAGCGGCGAGACCCGTCCGTTGGCGAGCGTCCGGAGGAGGGAATTCACTTCTTTCCGGATCGTGAGCCGGCGAAGACCGATGAGCTCGCTGTTCTCGATGGGAACCATCACCTTGGAATTGTTCGAGATCAATCGCAGGTGAAGATAGGTGTTGCGGAGTCCGGCGATCTCCGATTCGCGGATCTGCTCGACGATCGAAACGCCGTGGTTGGGATAGACAATCTTTTCGCCAACTCGAAAGCCCAAAGTCGCCCTCCTTCGTAGAGCTCGCCATTCTAACTCAAAGAGATAGGGGCGTCAATTCGGCGCGCTTGACTCTCCGACAAACCGGGGCCGATAATCCGCCCCTTCGCCGGAGTGGTGAAACTGGTAGACGCACGGGACTCAAAATCCCGCGGGGGAAACCCCGTGTCGGTTCGATTCCGACCTCCGGCACCATCACCGAAATAGCTGATTCCAATTGCCTTGTGATATCTGCCGGGCGGCCGAGGCGGTTCGGCCGGAAAGATCCTCGGAGGAGGCGAGCTCGTCGACCAGCCCCATCGAGTAGGCCGCGGGAGCGTCGAAGACTTCGCCGGACCGGAACAGCCGCCGGGCCCGGGCGACCCCGATTCGCCTCGGAGCGAAGACGGTGCCGCCCCACCCGGTCACGATCCCCAGGCGGGGCCCCGGATGGCAGAAGGCCGCCCGGGAGCTCGCGAACCGGATGTCGCAGGCCATCGCCAGGTCGAGCGCGCCTCCATAGCAGGCTCCGTCGATCTCGGCGATGGTCGCGCAGGCGGCCCGCGCAATCCGGAAAAGCGCCTCCTGCCCCGTCCGGGCGTACAGGTAGCCGACGGCCGGCGTGAGCTCGCGGACGACGCGGAGGTCGGCGCCTGCCGCGAAGACGCCCGCCGCGGCAGACGCGATGACGGCGACCGAGGCGCCCGCGGCGGCCTCCCGGTCGATTCTTCCGGCCAGCTCCCCGAGAATTTCCGGCGACAGCGTCGGGGGGCGCTCCCCGGTGTCGAGGAAGAACCGGGCGACCGGGCCCTCGCGAGACGTTCGCCAGGAATCCGTCAACGTTTCGCCCGGGCCGTGCGAGAGTCGCAAACGCGGCGGGGATTATGCCCGCTGCCGCTGGCCGATCTCCTCCTGGATGAACGCGATGATGTCGCGGGTGGAAGACCCCGGCAGGAACACTTTCCGGACGCCGCGCGCGACGAGCGGCGGGATGTCCTTGTCCGGAATGATCCCGCCGACGAATACCGGAATGTCGCCGCCGCCGCGCCGGGCGAGCTCGTCGAGGATCTCCGGGACGAGCACGTTGTGCGCGCCCGAGAGGATCGAGATTCCGACGCAGTCGACGTCCTCCTGGATCGCGGCCGCGGCGACCTGCACGGGCGTCTGCCGGAGTCCCGTGTAGATCACTTCCATGCCGGCGTCGCGAAGCGCCCGGGCGACGACTTTCGCCCCGCGATCGTGCCCGTCGAGCCCCGGCTTGGCGATGAGAACGCGGAGCGGATCCATGCGCGGCCGATTATATGCTCGCGGGCCTCGTCACAGACGGAGGGATCGTCGCGGCCGGACGATAGAATCGCCGGCGTGAGAACGGTCGCGCCGGAGCCGGCGATCGCGCGCGCGTTCGAAGAGGGAGACCTTCCGCGCACCGGCCCCCTTCTGGCCGCCGTCTCGGGCGGACCCGACTCGATGGCGCTCCTGGCCGCCCTCGCGGCGGTCGCCCCGCGGTTCGGGGCGTCGGTCGCCGCCGGGCACGTCGACCACGGCTGGCGGGCGGAGCGGTCGCGCCGCGACGCCGCCTTCGTCGAAGCGTGGTGCCGGCGGCGGAGCGTCCCCTTCTTCCAGGAGCGCCTCCCCGTCCCGCCGCGGGGGCGATCCCGCGAGGACGCCGCCCGCGAGCTCCGTTACCGGGCGCTCGCCGCGATGCGGGAGCGCGCGGGCGCCTCGGCCGTCGTCACCGGGCACACTCGCGACGACGCGGCGGAGACCGTTCTCCTCGCGCTGCTGCGCGGACGGCCTCTCTCCGGGATCGCGGGCATCCGTCGGCGCCGCGAAGACGGCGTGGTGCGGCCGCTCCTGGAAGTCTCGCGCGGTGCGATTCTCGCTTACCTCCGCGAGCGCCGGATCCCGTATCGCCGCGACGCGACGAACGACGACCCCGCGTTCGATCGGAACTGGGTGCGCCGGAGGGTCGTCCCCCTTCTCGAGCGCCGCTTCGGAAGCGCCGTCACGGCCAACCTCGCCGCCTCGGCCGAGGCGCTCTCGCGCGACCGGGAATGGATCGACGACCTGTTCGCGCGCGACGTCCTGCCGCGGCTGGCCGGCGGCGGCGGCGAGATCTCCGTCGACTCCGCGCTGCTCTCGGCTCTCCCCTCCGCGGCCCTGCGCCGGGCGCTGCTGGCCATGGCGGAGCGGGCCGGGGGCCGCCCGCTCTCCCGGCCGGAGCTCCTCGCGCTCGAGAAGCTCGCCCGGGCCGGGGAACCCTTCCGTTTCCAGGCCGGGAGACGAGTGGACTTCCGGAACCGCCGAGGCGTCGT
The window above is part of the Thermoanaerobaculia bacterium genome. Proteins encoded here:
- a CDS encoding CarD family transcriptional regulator; translation: MGFRVGEKIVYPNHGVSIVEQIRESEIAGLRNTYLHLRLISNNSKVMVPIENSELIGLRRLTIRKEVNSLLRTLANGRVSPLADWKGRYKQNLDKMRSGRLQDIAEVLKALNHVMQKKALSFREKKMYERAKYLIVSEIAVIDGASEEEVARRVDRALARSMQKSAAS
- a CDS encoding tetratricopeptide repeat protein: MTRDNFLFALVGVLAGFILGYFVATGGHAPSAATASAPASAPAGSGTDAALAPSSTELAARVKEMQAAVARDPENADVMLQLANAEYDASDWKAAAEAYEKVVPKKPGDPNLLTDLGSCYRNMGRFDKALEMYQKAQQIQPTHSQSLLNMTLVYVFDLKDAGKAQAAFDRLKKEHPEIPRLNDLQLRISELRAAKS
- the tilS gene encoding tRNA lysidine(34) synthetase TilS, producing the protein MRTVAPEPAIARAFEEGDLPRTGPLLAAVSGGPDSMALLAALAAVAPRFGASVAAGHVDHGWRAERSRRDAAFVEAWCRRRSVPFFQERLPVPPRGRSREDAARELRYRALAAMRERAGASAVVTGHTRDDAAETVLLALLRGRPLSGIAGIRRRREDGVVRPLLEVSRGAILAYLRERRIPYRRDATNDDPAFDRNWVRRRVVPLLERRFGSAVTANLAASAEALSRDREWIDDLFARDVLPRLAGGGGEISVDSALLSALPSAALRRALLAMAERAGGRPLSRPELLALEKLARAGEPFRFQAGRRVDFRNRRGVVSARRTL
- a CDS encoding enoyl-CoA hydratase/isomerase family protein, coding for MTDSWRTSREGPVARFFLDTGERPPTLSPEILGELAGRIDREAAAGASVAVIASAAAGVFAAGADLRVVRELTPAVGYLYARTGQEALFRIARAACATIAEIDGACYGGALDLAMACDIRFASSRAAFCHPGPRLGIVTGWGGTVFAPRRIGVARARRLFRSGEVFDAPAAYSMGLVDELASSEDLSGRTASAARQISQGNWNQLFR
- a CDS encoding cobalamin B12-binding domain-containing protein produces the protein MDPLRVLIAKPGLDGHDRGAKVVARALRDAGMEVIYTGLRQTPVQVAAAAIQEDVDCVGISILSGAHNVLVPEILDELARRGGGDIPVFVGGIIPDKDIPPLVARGVRKVFLPGSSTRDIIAFIQEEIGQRQRA